The following are encoded in a window of Pygocentrus nattereri isolate fPygNat1 chromosome 5, fPygNat1.pri, whole genome shotgun sequence genomic DNA:
- the LOC108429564 gene encoding polyunsaturated fatty acid lipoxygenase ALOX15B-like, which produces MANYTIEVFMGDALNAGNANTVFINLIGTKDSSEPQILGHSAEMLCCSKTLTVSCKESLRPFFLVQLELKALELEDHWFCSKVIVTDPEGRQRLFPCYQWLSPKKKTILREATAKLSHKDTEEMAVGHRLEDVAKKCEDFIWSVYDSEIPHIVQVDSASGLPYEVRFSFTKEKEFQHSQLNTSLDLKLNNFHPTNTWNSMEELEDVQWNTPWTHEYIKKHWMTDTFFGYQFLNGSNPMMIKRCSKLPNNFPVTNDMVKSALPKESSLEKEMEKGNIFLCDYARLDGIVGNVIDGIQQYLAAPLCLLFSNPQGKLLPIAIQLKQKPEAQNPIFLPTDSKHDWLLAKLFVRNAEFNEHELNFHLLRTHLLAEVFTMATLRALPSVHPLFKLLFPHIRYTLQINIMARKQLTSAEGIFSTSCAIGLKGMITLMRRATASLTYSSLCLPDNIKERGLENIPHYYYRDDGLKLWNIIHKFVNGVVAHYYTDRHVQEDSELQTWLTEIVEHGFLKNDNSGIPKSFHTVAELVKFVTMLIFTVSAQHAAVNNGQFDFGAWMPNFPSTMTTPPPTTKGQATADSILAALPNVKHTLKIITALYLLSKKSSDHYPFGYYPEELFVEAVPLQKMEQFRQDLKALEGEIEARNKNLELPYDYLNPKNVANSVDL; this is translated from the exons ATGGCGAATTACACAATTGAAGTCTTCATGGGTGATGCTCTCAATGCAGGGAACGCCAACACAGTCTTCATCAATCTCATTGGTACAAAGGATAGTAGTGAACCACAAATCCTTGGTCATTCTGCAGAGATGCTGTGCTGTTCA AAGACGCTGACTGTGTCTTGCAAAGAAAGTCTTCGGCCCTTCTTCCTGGTTCAGCTGGAGCTCAAGGCACTCGAGCTTGAAGATCACTGGTTCTGCTCTAAAGTTATCGTCACTGATCCTGAAGGACGCCAGCGGCTTTTCCCTTGTTACCAGTGGTTGTCtccaaagaagaaaacaatTCTCAGAGAAGCTACAG CCAAGTTGAGCCACAAGGACACAGAGGAAATGGCTGTTGGCCATCGGCTTGAAGATGTTGCAAAAAAATGTGAGGACTTCAT ATGGAGTGTGTATGACTCTGAAATTCCTCACATTGTACAGGTGGACTCAGCAAGTGGTTTGCCTTATGAGGTTAGATTCTCCTTCACGAAGGAAAAGGAGTTTCAGCACTCACAGTTAAACAC TTCACTGGACTTAAAACTGAACAACTTTCATCCCACAAACACATGGAACAGTATGGAGGAACTTGAGGATGTTCAGTGGAACACGCCTTGGACccatg AATACATCAAGAAACACTGGATGACCGACACGTTCTTTGGCTACCAGTTTCTGAATGGCTCGAATCCCATGATGATCAAGCGTTGCTCAAAGCTGCCCAACAACTTTCCAGTCACTAATGACATGGTCAAGTCTGCTTTACCAAAAGAGAGCtctttggaaaaagaaatggag AAGGGAAATATCTTCCTGTGTGACTATGCAAGACTAGATGGAATTGTGGGAAATGTGATAGATGGGATTCAGCAGTATCTGGCTGCCCCTCTTTGCTTACTCTTCAGCAATCCTCAGGGCAAATTGCTGCCCATCGCCATCCAG CTGAAGCAGAAGCCTGAGGCGCAGAACCCCATTTTCCTCCCCACTGACTCCAAGCATGACTGGCTTTTGGCGAAGCTCTTCGTGAGAAACGCAGAATTTAACGAACACGAGCTGAACTTCCATCTACTACGCACTCACCTGTTGGCTGAGGTCTTTACCATGGCAACCCTGCGTGCCTTGCCCTCTGTTCATCCCCTCTTCAAG CTTCTGTTTCCTCACATTCGCTACACACTGCAAATCAATATCATGGCGAGGAAACAGCTGACATCAGCTGAAGGAATTTTTTCCACG AGCTGTGCTATAGGTCTAAAAGGAATGATTACACTTATGAGAAGAGCGACTGCCAGTCTGACCTATAGCTCTCTGTGTTTGCCGGACAACATCAAGGAGAGAGGCCTGGAGAACATTCCCCATTACTACTACAGAGATGATGGCCTCAAGTTGTGGAACATCATTCACAA GTTTGTGAACGGAGTGGTGGCACATTACTACACCGATCGTCATGTCCAGGAGGACTCCGAGCTCCAGACATGGCTGACGGAGATTGTAGAACATGGctttctgaaaaatgacaacagtg GAATCCCCAAGTCCTTCCATACAGTGGCTGAACTCGTCAAGTTTGTCACCATGTTGATCTTCACAGTATCGGCCCAACATGCTGCAGTCAACAACGGCCAG tttgactTTGGAGCTTGGATGCCCAACTTTCCCAGCACTATGACGACTCCTCCTCCCACCACAAAGGGACAAGCAACGGCAGACTCCATTCTTGCGGCTTTACCTAATGTCAAGCACACACTTAAAATAATCACTGCCTTATACCTGCTGAGCAAGAAGTCCTCAGATCAT TATCCTTTTGGATATTACCCGGAGGAGCTCTTCGTCGAGGCTGTGCCCCTTCAGAAAATGGAACAGTTCAGGCAAGATCTGAAGGCTCTCGAGGGTGAAATAGAAGCAAGAAACAAGAATCTTGAGCTTCCGTATGATTATTTAAATCCGAAGAATGTGGCTAATAGTGTAGACCTGTAA